In Promicromonospora sp. Populi, one genomic interval encodes:
- a CDS encoding DUF3043 domain-containing protein — protein MFSRSKTSTPDGVTPVGDSPDEVTAASEAAAKKGRPTPKRNVAQAANKRPLVPDDRKAARKAQREKSRVDRERAYQAMQTGDEKYMPAKDKGPVRRYVRDLVDARWNLGEFFLPVAFIFLFATFFTTQYPDLSIVVMLGLYGFLFLTIIDVWLLWRSLKKRLTAKFGEVPRGLLLYTITRAYQLRRSRLPKPMNKKRGVYPE, from the coding sequence GTGTTCTCCCGCAGCAAGACCTCGACCCCCGACGGCGTGACCCCCGTGGGTGACTCCCCCGACGAGGTGACCGCGGCGTCCGAGGCCGCCGCCAAGAAGGGCCGGCCCACGCCGAAGCGCAACGTCGCGCAGGCCGCGAACAAGCGCCCGCTCGTCCCGGACGACCGCAAGGCTGCACGCAAGGCGCAGCGCGAGAAGTCGCGCGTCGACCGCGAGCGCGCCTACCAGGCGATGCAGACCGGCGACGAGAAGTACATGCCGGCCAAGGACAAGGGCCCGGTCCGCCGGTACGTGCGCGACTTAGTGGACGCGCGCTGGAACCTGGGCGAGTTCTTCCTGCCCGTCGCGTTCATCTTCCTGTTCGCGACGTTCTTCACCACGCAGTACCCGGACCTCAGCATCGTCGTGATGCTCGGCCTGTACGGGTTCCTGTTCCTGACGATCATCGACGTGTGGCTGCTCTGGCGGTCGCTGAAGAAGCGGCTGACCGCCAAGTTCGGCGAGGTCCCGCGCGGGCTCCTGCTGTACACGATCACGCGCGCCTACCAGCTGCGCCGCTCGCGTCTCCCGAAGCCGATGAACAAGAAGCGCGGCGTCTACCCGGAGTAG
- a CDS encoding aldo/keto reductase family protein, producing the protein MVNFRYLGNSGLKISEITYGNWLTHASQVENDVAAACVRAALDAGITTFDTADAYANTAAEQVLGDALKGERRASVEIFTKVYWPTGPKGPNDTGLSRKHIMESINGSLTRLGTDYVDLYQAHRYDVETPLEETMQAFADIVRQGKALYIGVSEWTADQIREGAALAKELGFQLISSQPQYSMLWRVIEDEVVPASKEAGVSQIVWSPMAQGVLSGKYLPGQPAQAGSRATDENGGAQTIKRFMSDETLTAVQNLKPVAAELDLTMAQLAVAWVLQNDNVAAALVGASRPEQVAENVKASGVTIPAELMKQIDEALDGVIERNPAKTQEGMPKTRPA; encoded by the coding sequence ATGGTCAACTTCCGGTACCTCGGCAACAGTGGTCTCAAGATCTCGGAGATCACCTACGGCAACTGGCTCACCCATGCCTCGCAGGTGGAGAACGACGTCGCCGCGGCCTGTGTCCGCGCCGCCCTCGACGCCGGCATCACCACGTTCGACACCGCGGACGCGTACGCGAACACCGCTGCGGAGCAGGTGCTCGGCGACGCGCTGAAGGGCGAGCGCCGCGCCTCCGTGGAGATCTTCACGAAGGTCTACTGGCCCACCGGGCCCAAGGGCCCCAACGACACCGGCCTGTCGCGCAAGCACATCATGGAGTCCATCAACGGCTCCCTGACCCGCCTCGGCACCGACTACGTCGACCTGTACCAGGCCCACCGGTACGACGTGGAGACCCCGCTAGAGGAGACGATGCAGGCGTTCGCCGACATCGTCCGCCAGGGCAAGGCCCTCTACATCGGCGTCTCCGAGTGGACCGCCGACCAGATCCGCGAGGGCGCCGCCCTGGCCAAGGAGCTCGGCTTCCAGCTCATATCGTCGCAGCCGCAGTACTCGATGCTGTGGCGCGTCATCGAGGACGAGGTGGTGCCCGCCTCGAAGGAGGCCGGCGTCTCGCAGATCGTGTGGTCGCCCATGGCCCAGGGTGTGTTGTCCGGCAAGTACCTGCCGGGGCAGCCGGCGCAGGCCGGCTCGCGGGCCACGGACGAGAACGGTGGTGCACAGACGATCAAGCGCTTCATGAGCGACGAGACGCTGACCGCCGTGCAGAACCTCAAGCCGGTCGCCGCCGAGCTGGACCTGACGATGGCGCAGCTCGCCGTCGCGTGGGTGCTGCAGAACGACAACGTGGCGGCGGCCCTCGTGGGCGCCTCGCGCCCGGAGCAGGTCGCGGAGAACGTCAAGGCGTCGGGTGTGACCATCCCCGCCGAGCTGATGAAGCAGATCGACGAGGCCCTCGACGGCGTCATCGAACGCAACCCGGCCAAGACCCAGGAGGGCATGCCGAAGACCCGCCCGGCCTGA
- a CDS encoding YitT family protein, whose amino-acid sequence MTTTTGRPADPRPQPTAAPAPDVAAVAAAPAERGSRAVLMHPVRRAVQLLLGLVGFGVATAMMLHSGQGAMPWAVLDQGLVDRTGLAYGWVVLGVGLLVMLAWIPLRQRPGIGTIANIIVISLVIDPALWALERLLPEPHLVVGIGLALGGIVLLGVSTAAYVGARLGPGPRDGLMTGAVRLTGWPVWVVKTAIEVTVVLIGVLLGGTFGWATVVFAFGVGPVVQVSARWLAPSGLTERR is encoded by the coding sequence ATGACGACGACCACCGGCCGCCCGGCCGACCCCCGCCCACAACCCACTGCCGCACCTGCCCCGGACGTCGCCGCCGTCGCTGCCGCCCCTGCCGAGCGGGGGTCGCGGGCCGTGCTGATGCACCCCGTGCGCCGAGCCGTCCAGCTCTTGCTGGGACTCGTCGGCTTCGGCGTCGCCACCGCGATGATGCTGCACTCGGGGCAGGGCGCGATGCCGTGGGCGGTGCTGGACCAGGGCCTCGTGGACCGGACGGGTCTCGCCTACGGGTGGGTGGTGCTCGGCGTCGGGCTGCTCGTGATGCTCGCGTGGATCCCGCTGCGGCAGAGGCCGGGCATCGGGACGATCGCCAACATCATCGTGATCAGCCTCGTGATCGACCCGGCCCTGTGGGCGCTGGAGCGCCTGCTGCCCGAGCCGCACCTCGTGGTCGGCATCGGCCTGGCCCTGGGCGGGATCGTGCTCCTCGGGGTGAGCACCGCCGCGTACGTGGGGGCCCGCCTCGGGCCGGGACCGCGCGACGGGCTGATGACGGGGGCAGTGCGGCTGACCGGCTGGCCCGTCTGGGTGGTCAAGACCGCCATCGAGGTCACGGTGGTGCTGATCGGCGTGCTGCTGGGTGGCACGTTCGGCTGGGCGACCGTCGTGTTCGCCTTCGGCGTCGGCCCGGTGGTGCAGGTGTCCGCGCGATGGCTAGCGCCGTCGGGCCTGACCGAGCGTCGCTGA
- a CDS encoding PLP-dependent aminotransferase family protein — protein MPVASPTVLRQLSPATTARLLGTWHAGGPAYIALADALRAAVLSGTLAPHTRLPSERELAATLNVSRTTTSGAYARLRELGFAVSRVGSGTVTTLPQRAIEPGPLHRPAGGDAPLSADPLRGGTHAGAPAAVGHLDLWQATPPAPPELHGAFARALDGLPAYLDSGGYEPYGLTPLREAIAARYRERGVPTTAGEILVTTGAQQAIALLARTHLRPGERAVVESPTYFHAMEAMRDAGGRVVGVPAGPLDVDQLASTVRRARPRLVYLVPDYQNPTGFVLSAEERAAVREIADRHGVTVVGDETLVELGLSDERTPPPFAGDGTSPHVVSVGSASKAFWGGLRVGWVRAHPQVIAQLARARQSVDIATAVLEQLAVTELLGRRAEVMAGRRQMLRERRDVLVGRLQEAFPWDVPVPQGGLFCWVDLGLPVAQAFAAAAAAEGVRVGGGPMFTPDNAGATSRVRLTFTRSPAELSDAVPRLVRAWGRVAGRQRPAGSRA, from the coding sequence ATGCCCGTCGCGTCTCCCACAGTGCTGCGCCAGCTCTCCCCCGCGACCACCGCCCGCCTGCTGGGCACCTGGCACGCCGGCGGACCCGCCTACATCGCCCTCGCGGACGCGCTGCGGGCCGCGGTGCTGTCGGGCACCCTGGCGCCGCACACCCGTCTGCCCAGCGAACGCGAGCTCGCGGCGACGCTCAACGTCTCGCGCACCACCACGTCGGGCGCATACGCACGGCTGCGGGAGCTGGGCTTCGCGGTCAGCCGCGTCGGGTCGGGCACCGTGACGACGCTGCCGCAGCGCGCGATCGAACCCGGCCCGCTGCACCGGCCCGCCGGCGGCGACGCCCCGCTGTCCGCAGACCCCCTGCGGGGCGGGACGCACGCGGGTGCACCGGCCGCCGTCGGGCACCTCGACCTGTGGCAGGCGACGCCGCCCGCTCCGCCCGAGCTGCACGGGGCCTTCGCCCGGGCGCTGGACGGGCTGCCCGCCTACCTCGACTCGGGCGGGTACGAGCCCTACGGCCTGACGCCGCTGCGCGAGGCGATCGCGGCGCGCTACCGCGAGCGCGGCGTGCCCACCACCGCCGGCGAGATCCTGGTCACCACGGGCGCCCAGCAGGCGATCGCCCTCCTTGCGCGCACCCACCTGCGCCCTGGCGAGCGTGCGGTGGTGGAGTCGCCCACCTACTTCCACGCCATGGAGGCCATGCGCGATGCCGGGGGCCGCGTGGTCGGGGTGCCCGCCGGGCCGCTCGACGTCGACCAGCTCGCATCTACGGTGCGGCGCGCCCGGCCGCGCCTCGTGTACCTCGTGCCGGACTATCAGAACCCGACGGGCTTTGTGCTGTCCGCCGAGGAGCGGGCGGCGGTCCGGGAGATCGCCGACCGGCACGGCGTCACGGTCGTGGGCGACGAGACGCTCGTCGAGCTCGGGCTGTCGGACGAGCGCACGCCGCCCCCGTTCGCCGGCGACGGGACGTCGCCGCACGTGGTGTCCGTGGGGTCGGCCTCGAAGGCGTTCTGGGGCGGGCTCCGCGTCGGCTGGGTCCGGGCACACCCGCAGGTGATCGCGCAGCTCGCGCGGGCACGGCAGTCGGTGGACATCGCGACCGCAGTGCTGGAGCAGCTCGCCGTGACGGAGCTGCTCGGGCGCCGCGCCGAGGTCATGGCGGGCCGCCGGCAGATGTTGCGCGAGCGGCGCGACGTCCTGGTGGGCCGGCTCCAGGAGGCGTTTCCCTGGGACGTCCCGGTGCCCCAGGGCGGGCTGTTCTGCTGGGTCGACCTGGGCCTCCCGGTCGCGCAGGCGTTCGCCGCCGCTGCCGCGGCCGAGGGCGTGCGGGTAGGGGGCGGCCCGATG